A stretch of the Archangium violaceum genome encodes the following:
- a CDS encoding ferritin-like domain-containing protein has protein sequence MESPLLRRIFSRALRASLASPLVLAGCGHLDLSDYSAPVCEGGSLAVSGLSPASRTDFVQLRRIYFSPGADERNEVATSSSGTACATASDRGACESALSALSSRSGFNSSCVDACTAYYLAVTRGDEVAALTTLESLRSFLGTIETQQEAALLAFAEGYDLSCGNLQRGAVRANADGSFNVVATRGFACGENTAVTRFVLEVSASGDVREAHRDVVERGSGGCAIGRRPVGLRVAGRVTCEDALGLHFARAAHLEAASINAFLRLREELALHGADVSLRDAALVSALEEVVHTDVSTRLARRFGATPPRPEVETLPLRSLREVALDNAVEGCVRETFGALVAHHQALHARDAEVREAMARIAEDETRHAELSWAIDRWAREQLPTAEREALREAQREAIAMLREEVASPLDAALVTEAGMPAPEVAASLVDSLERELWA, from the coding sequence ATGGAATCGCCTCTGCTTCGCCGTATCTTCTCTCGCGCCCTGCGTGCGTCACTCGCTTCGCCGTTGGTGCTGGCTGGATGTGGGCACCTGGACCTGTCAGATTACTCCGCGCCCGTCTGCGAGGGCGGGTCGCTCGCGGTGAGCGGATTGTCACCCGCGTCGCGGACGGACTTCGTGCAGCTGCGGCGCATCTACTTCTCCCCGGGAGCCGATGAGAGGAATGAGGTGGCGACGTCATCCTCGGGCACGGCCTGCGCGACAGCCTCGGACCGGGGGGCTTGTGAGTCGGCCCTGAGCGCCCTGTCCTCGCGCAGCGGCTTCAATTCCTCCTGCGTGGATGCGTGCACTGCGTACTACCTCGCGGTGACACGGGGCGACGAGGTGGCGGCCCTCACGACGTTGGAGTCGCTCAGGAGCTTCCTGGGTACCATCGAAACGCAGCAGGAGGCCGCGCTGCTCGCCTTCGCGGAAGGCTACGACCTGAGCTGTGGCAACCTGCAGCGTGGCGCGGTGAGGGCGAACGCCGACGGCAGCTTCAACGTCGTCGCCACCCGGGGTTTTGCCTGTGGGGAGAACACGGCGGTGACGCGCTTCGTCCTGGAGGTATCCGCCTCGGGCGACGTGAGGGAGGCGCACCGCGACGTGGTCGAGCGTGGCAGTGGGGGTTGTGCCATCGGCCGGCGGCCGGTGGGGTTGCGCGTCGCGGGCCGGGTTACGTGCGAGGACGCGCTGGGTCTCCACTTCGCTCGGGCCGCGCACCTGGAGGCGGCCTCCATCAATGCCTTCCTGCGGCTGCGCGAGGAGCTCGCGTTGCATGGGGCGGATGTCTCCCTGCGGGACGCGGCGCTGGTGAGCGCACTGGAGGAGGTGGTGCACACGGACGTCAGCACGCGGCTCGCCCGCCGCTTCGGCGCGACGCCGCCGCGGCCCGAGGTCGAGACGCTGCCGCTGCGCTCGCTCCGAGAGGTGGCGCTGGACAACGCCGTGGAGGGCTGTGTGCGCGAGACGTTCGGGGCGCTGGTGGCGCACCACCAGGCGCTGCACGCGCGCGACGCGGAGGTGCGCGAGGCCATGGCGCGCATCGCCGAGGACGAGACCCGGCACGCCGAGCTGTCCTGGGCCATCGATCGCTGGGCGCGGGAGCAGCTCCCCACCGCCGAGCGCGAGGCCCTTCGCGAAGCCCAGCGTGAGGCCATCGCGATGCTGCGGGAGGAGGTGGCCTCGCCGCTGGACGCCGCGCTCGTCACGGAGGCCGGCATGCCCGCGCCCGAGGTCGCCGCTTCCCTGGTGGACTCGCTCGAGCGGGAACTCTGGGCCTGA
- a CDS encoding OmpA family protein encodes MRRLFASSLLLLSAACVSGNKVRADSEVIQADIERARRSGAMRCAPVELATAEANLDFARGELSQGTSYRASEHIRTAETAIKKALELSKSCAPQKVLVKDKRDAPTTQEPGPQTQVEITPKPPQQVVVQIEERDSDGDGILDKDDPCPDRAEDRDGFEDSDGCPETDNDKDGVLDGNDKCPLTPGPLSNQGCPEEAPADTDGDGIPDNVDKCRDQPEDKDGFQDEDGCPDPDNDQDGLIDSADKCPDAAGAIQNLGCPRTDKDGDNIEDSQDKCPDEPEDKDGFQDEDGCPDLDNDGDGIPDGLDRCPLQSGPLENAGCPDEDKDGDGLVDRMDVCPDQAGPKEMRGCPDPDTDQDGIPDRVDVCPDEPGVKDERGCAKKYKMVVVKKQKIEIKKQIKFAAGSSKIIGKESFTILDDVAQVMRDMPNIKKLRIEGHTDSLGKDLTNLKLSQARADAVMAQLIKRGVDPGRMQAIGYGEEKPIATNGTAKGRAENRRTEFNIAE; translated from the coding sequence ATGCGACGTCTCTTCGCCTCCTCGTTGCTCCTGCTCTCCGCCGCCTGCGTGAGCGGGAACAAGGTCCGCGCGGACTCCGAGGTCATCCAGGCCGATATCGAGCGCGCCCGCCGCAGTGGCGCCATGCGCTGCGCCCCGGTGGAGCTCGCCACCGCCGAGGCCAACCTCGACTTCGCCCGCGGCGAGCTCAGCCAGGGCACCAGCTACCGTGCCTCCGAGCACATCCGCACCGCCGAGACCGCCATCAAGAAGGCGCTGGAGCTCTCCAAGAGCTGCGCGCCCCAGAAGGTCCTGGTCAAGGACAAGCGGGACGCGCCCACCACGCAGGAGCCCGGTCCGCAGACCCAGGTGGAGATCACCCCCAAGCCGCCCCAGCAGGTCGTGGTGCAGATCGAGGAGCGGGACTCCGACGGGGACGGCATCCTCGACAAGGATGACCCCTGCCCGGACCGCGCGGAGGATCGCGACGGCTTCGAGGACTCGGACGGCTGCCCCGAGACGGACAACGACAAGGACGGGGTGCTGGACGGCAACGACAAGTGCCCGCTGACGCCCGGTCCGCTCTCCAACCAGGGCTGCCCCGAGGAGGCGCCCGCGGACACCGACGGGGACGGCATCCCCGACAACGTGGACAAGTGCCGCGACCAGCCCGAGGACAAGGACGGCTTCCAGGACGAGGACGGCTGCCCGGATCCCGACAATGACCAGGACGGCCTGATCGACAGCGCGGACAAGTGCCCCGACGCCGCTGGCGCCATCCAGAACCTGGGCTGCCCCCGCACCGACAAGGACGGGGACAACATCGAGGACTCGCAGGACAAGTGCCCCGATGAGCCCGAGGACAAGGACGGCTTCCAGGACGAGGACGGCTGCCCGGACCTCGACAACGACGGCGACGGCATCCCGGATGGCCTGGATCGCTGCCCACTGCAGTCCGGCCCGCTCGAGAACGCGGGCTGCCCCGACGAGGACAAGGACGGCGACGGCCTGGTGGACCGGATGGACGTGTGCCCGGATCAGGCCGGCCCGAAGGAGATGCGCGGCTGCCCGGATCCCGACACGGACCAGGACGGCATCCCGGATCGCGTGGACGTGTGCCCGGATGAGCCCGGCGTGAAGGACGAGCGCGGGTGCGCCAAGAAGTACAAGATGGTCGTCGTCAAGAAGCAGAAGATCGAGATCAAGAAGCAGATCAAGTTCGCGGCCGGCTCCTCGAAGATCATCGGCAAGGAGAGCTTCACCATCCTCGACGACGTGGCTCAGGTGATGCGCGACATGCCCAACATCAAGAAGCTCCGCATCGAGGGCCACACGGACTCGCTGGGCAAGGATCTGACGAATCTGAAGCTGTCGCAGGCGCGCGCGGACGCGGTGATGGCGCAGCTCATCAAGCGCGGCGTCGACCCGGGCCGGATGCAGGCCATCGGCTACGGTGAGGAGAAGCCGATCGCCACCAACGGGACGGCGAAGGGGCGCGCGGAGAACCGCCGCACCGAGTTCAACATCGCCGAGTAG
- a CDS encoding ABC transporter substrate-binding protein, producing the protein MHSSTSRIRTVGVLTALMFLAPACKRDNTEAKGNAAPAAEKAASGGKIALLLPESKTARYETQDRPHFERKVKELCPDCQILYSNAEQDASKQQNQAEAALTNGAQVLVLDPVDSASAAAIVARAKQAKVPVLSYERLILNADVDYYISFDNEQVGKLQGQALVDKLKADGKGTGTIVMIHGSPTDNNAKLYKSGSHSVIDGSGLKVGVEYDTPDWSPDKAQQQMEQALTRLGKDTIVGVYAANDGTASGAISAMKAAGINPLPPVTGQDAELAAIQRIITGEQYMTVYKAIKKEGEIAAEVAVALMRGGQPPEGRVNGKVNNGTKDVPSILLPAQIVTKDNVKSTVIADGFWTAAQICEGAYASACATAQLQP; encoded by the coding sequence ATGCATTCATCGACGTCTCGTATTCGCACCGTGGGGGTGCTCACCGCGCTGATGTTCCTCGCACCGGCCTGCAAGCGTGACAACACGGAGGCGAAGGGAAACGCGGCCCCGGCCGCGGAGAAGGCCGCCTCCGGCGGGAAGATCGCCCTGCTGCTGCCGGAATCGAAGACCGCGCGTTATGAGACCCAGGACCGCCCGCACTTCGAGCGCAAGGTCAAGGAGCTGTGTCCGGACTGCCAGATTCTCTATAGCAACGCGGAGCAGGACGCCTCGAAGCAGCAGAACCAGGCCGAGGCGGCCCTGACCAACGGCGCCCAGGTGCTCGTGTTGGATCCGGTGGACTCGGCCTCGGCGGCCGCCATCGTGGCGCGCGCCAAACAAGCCAAGGTGCCGGTCCTCAGCTACGAGCGTCTCATCCTCAACGCGGACGTGGACTACTACATCTCCTTCGACAACGAGCAGGTGGGCAAGCTCCAGGGCCAGGCATTGGTCGACAAGCTGAAGGCGGACGGCAAGGGCACCGGCACCATCGTGATGATCCACGGCTCGCCCACCGACAACAACGCGAAGCTCTACAAGTCCGGCTCGCACAGCGTGATCGACGGCAGCGGCCTGAAGGTGGGCGTCGAGTACGACACCCCCGACTGGAGCCCGGACAAGGCGCAGCAGCAGATGGAGCAGGCGCTCACCCGGCTCGGCAAGGACACGATCGTCGGCGTGTACGCGGCCAACGACGGTACGGCCAGCGGGGCCATCTCGGCCATGAAGGCCGCCGGCATCAACCCGCTGCCGCCCGTCACGGGTCAGGACGCCGAGCTGGCCGCCATCCAGCGCATCATCACCGGCGAGCAGTACATGACCGTCTACAAGGCCATCAAGAAGGAGGGAGAGATCGCCGCCGAGGTCGCGGTGGCGCTGATGCGCGGGGGCCAGCCGCCCGAGGGCCGGGTGAACGGCAAGGTGAACAATGGCACCAAGGACGTGCCGTCCATCCTCCTGCCCGCCCAGATCGTGACGAAGGACAACGTGAAGAGCACCGTCATCGCGGACGGATTCTGGACGGCCGCGCAGATCTGCGAGGGTGCCTACGCGAGCGCCTGCGCCACGGCGCAGCTCCAGCCCTGA
- a CDS encoding ROK family protein: protein MTTLLGGIEAGGTKFVCAVGTGPDDIRAMVRIPTTTPEETIGQALAFFQEQTRQRGPLAALGIASFGPVELHPGSLQYGFITSTPKPGWRNADVAGPFRRALGIPVGFDTDVNGAALGEHHWGAAQGLDTFVYLTIGTGIGGGGLLNGRLMHGLIHPEMGHIRLPRDPKADPFPGGCPFHGDCFEGLASGPALEKRLGQRAESLPVDHPVWALEAHYIALALTSYICTLSPQRLILGGGVMAQQHLFPLVRAEVRRLLNGYIQSPAILEHIESYIVPPALAERSGVLGALALARAGLSSPAPTR, encoded by the coding sequence GTGACGACACTGTTGGGTGGCATCGAAGCGGGTGGGACCAAGTTCGTGTGCGCGGTGGGAACGGGTCCGGATGACATCCGGGCCATGGTGCGCATCCCCACCACGACGCCCGAGGAGACGATCGGTCAGGCCCTGGCGTTCTTCCAGGAGCAGACGCGCCAGCGGGGTCCTCTGGCCGCCCTCGGCATCGCGTCCTTCGGCCCCGTGGAGCTCCACCCGGGTTCACTCCAGTACGGCTTCATCACCTCCACGCCCAAGCCGGGCTGGAGGAACGCCGACGTGGCCGGTCCGTTCCGGCGGGCCCTGGGGATTCCGGTCGGCTTCGACACCGACGTGAATGGCGCGGCCCTGGGCGAGCATCACTGGGGCGCGGCCCAGGGGCTCGACACGTTCGTCTACCTGACGATCGGCACCGGCATTGGCGGGGGAGGTCTGCTCAACGGCCGGTTGATGCACGGCCTCATCCATCCGGAGATGGGCCACATCCGCCTGCCGCGAGACCCGAAAGCGGATCCCTTCCCGGGCGGCTGTCCCTTCCACGGCGACTGCTTCGAGGGACTGGCCTCCGGTCCGGCCCTGGAGAAGCGCCTGGGCCAGCGCGCCGAGTCCCTGCCGGTCGACCATCCGGTCTGGGCGCTCGAGGCGCACTACATCGCGCTCGCCCTGACCAGCTACATCTGCACGCTCTCACCCCAGCGCCTCATCCTCGGCGGAGGGGTGATGGCCCAGCAGCACCTCTTCCCGCTGGTGCGCGCCGAGGTGCGGAGACTGCTCAACGGCTACATCCAGTCTCCCGCCATCCTCGAGCACATCGAGTCGTACATCGTCCCGCCCGCCCTGGCGGAGCGCTCCGGGGTGTTGGGGGCCCTCGCGTTGGCTCGCGCCGGGCTCTCCTCCCCAGCCCCCACGAGGTAG
- the araH gene encoding L-arabinose ABC transporter permease AraH has protein sequence MNRLKRVVLGEQGLVILFLLALVIVSVTVPNFMTQRNVLGLLQSVVTIGIVACTMMLCLASRDFDLSVGSTVAFSGMIAVMVSNHTENIGLGLLAALLSGVVVGAINGLVIARLRINALITTLATMQIVRGLALISSDGRAVGVDDPAYFDIAQTALFGIPRPIVVMGLFFLIFGFVLNRTVFGRNTLAIGGNPDASRLAGVNVGTIRIWIFTLQGLACAVAGILLSSRITSGQPNAAQGLELSVISACVLGGVSLAGGRAAISGVLVGVLIMGIAENVMNLMNIQAFYQYVVRGVILLLAVLLDNLRTRATGKRT, from the coding sequence ATGAATCGCCTGAAACGAGTCGTGCTCGGAGAACAGGGGCTGGTCATCCTGTTCCTGCTGGCCCTCGTGATCGTCTCCGTCACCGTCCCCAACTTCATGACCCAGCGCAACGTGCTGGGTCTGCTGCAATCGGTGGTGACCATCGGCATCGTCGCCTGCACGATGATGCTCTGTCTGGCGTCGCGTGACTTCGATCTCTCCGTCGGCTCGACGGTGGCCTTCTCCGGAATGATCGCCGTGATGGTGTCCAACCACACGGAGAACATCGGGCTGGGCCTGTTGGCCGCCCTGCTGTCCGGAGTGGTGGTCGGCGCCATCAATGGCCTGGTGATTGCCCGGCTGCGGATCAACGCCCTCATCACGACGCTGGCGACGATGCAGATCGTCCGCGGTCTGGCGCTGATCTCCTCGGATGGGCGCGCCGTCGGCGTCGACGACCCGGCGTATTTCGACATCGCGCAGACGGCCCTGTTCGGCATCCCGCGGCCCATCGTCGTGATGGGGCTCTTCTTCCTGATCTTCGGCTTCGTGCTGAACCGCACGGTCTTCGGGCGCAACACGTTGGCGATCGGCGGCAATCCGGACGCCTCGCGGCTGGCCGGCGTCAACGTCGGCACCATCCGCATCTGGATCTTCACCCTCCAGGGACTGGCCTGCGCGGTCGCGGGCATCCTGCTGTCCTCACGCATCACCAGCGGTCAGCCGAACGCGGCACAGGGACTCGAGCTGTCCGTGATCTCCGCCTGCGTCCTGGGTGGTGTGTCGCTGGCCGGCGGGCGGGCCGCGATCTCCGGCGTGCTGGTGGGCGTGCTCATCATGGGCATCGCCGAGAACGTGATGAACCTGATGAACATCCAGGCCTTCTACCAATACGTCGTTCGCGGCGTGATCCTGCTGCTCGCGGTGCTGCTCGACAATCTCCGCACGCGCGCGACAGGAAAGCGCACCTAG
- a CDS encoding DUF4398 domain-containing protein: MKRLLVLVAAAGALAGCGPVKSTSHLLDAEVQIQAARTAGAPKLAPYEWTAANLYIHKAREEVSYSDYQAGVDFAEKAARFAAEAREKAMANANGDESSSSSPNP; encoded by the coding sequence ATGAAGCGACTCCTGGTTCTGGTGGCTGCGGCGGGAGCCCTCGCCGGATGCGGCCCCGTGAAGTCCACCTCGCACCTGCTGGACGCCGAAGTGCAGATCCAGGCGGCCCGCACCGCCGGCGCCCCGAAACTGGCCCCCTACGAGTGGACGGCCGCCAACCTCTACATCCACAAGGCCCGGGAGGAGGTCAGCTACTCCGACTACCAGGCCGGCGTGGACTTCGCCGAGAAGGCAGCCCGCTTCGCCGCCGAGGCCCGTGAAAAGGCCATGGCCAACGCCAACGGCGACGAGTCCTCCTCCTCCAGTCCCAACCCCTGA
- a CDS encoding arabinose ABC transporter substrate-binding protein, which produces MRLWKNLLMAGAMSVLVVSAVAAAADVKIGFVVKQPEEPWFQDEWKFADIAAKEKGFTLVKIAAEDGEKALSALDNLGVQGAQGVIICTPDVKLGPGLVARANANQLKLMTVDDRLVNSKGKPLENVPHMGISATRIGETVGQAIVDQIKARGWNMKEVGAIRVSYDQLPTAKDRVEGAISVLKRNGFLAQNIFDAPQSKTDTEAALNAATVVLNKNPGIKKWVAFGLNDEAVLGAVRATEVAGLKATDVVAVGIGGSDAAINEFKKPSPTGFYGSVIISPKRHGYETTLNMYNWVTANKEPERLILTSGKLATRDTYKDVRKELGLQ; this is translated from the coding sequence ATGCGCCTCTGGAAGAATCTGCTCATGGCTGGTGCCATGTCCGTGCTCGTGGTGTCGGCCGTGGCGGCTGCCGCCGACGTGAAGATCGGCTTCGTCGTCAAGCAGCCCGAGGAGCCGTGGTTCCAGGATGAGTGGAAGTTCGCGGACATCGCCGCCAAGGAGAAGGGTTTCACCCTGGTAAAGATTGCCGCCGAGGACGGAGAGAAGGCCCTTTCCGCACTCGACAACCTGGGTGTCCAGGGCGCGCAGGGGGTCATCATCTGCACCCCTGACGTCAAGCTTGGCCCGGGGCTGGTGGCCCGGGCCAACGCCAACCAGCTCAAGCTCATGACGGTCGATGACCGCCTGGTGAACAGCAAGGGCAAGCCGCTCGAGAACGTGCCCCACATGGGCATCTCCGCCACCAGGATTGGCGAGACCGTTGGCCAGGCCATCGTGGATCAGATCAAGGCGCGTGGCTGGAACATGAAGGAAGTCGGAGCCATCCGCGTGTCCTACGATCAGCTCCCCACCGCGAAGGACCGGGTCGAGGGCGCCATCTCCGTGCTGAAGCGGAATGGCTTCCTGGCGCAGAACATCTTCGACGCGCCGCAGAGCAAGACGGACACCGAGGCGGCGCTCAACGCCGCCACCGTCGTCCTCAACAAGAATCCCGGCATCAAGAAGTGGGTGGCGTTCGGCCTCAACGACGAGGCCGTGCTGGGCGCCGTCCGCGCGACCGAGGTGGCCGGCCTGAAGGCCACGGACGTGGTGGCCGTGGGCATCGGCGGCTCGGACGCGGCCATCAACGAGTTCAAGAAGCCCTCTCCCACCGGCTTCTACGGCAGCGTGATCATCTCGCCGAAGCGTCACGGCTACGAGACCACGCTCAACATGTACAACTGGGTGACCGCCAACAAGGAGCCGGAGAGGCTCATCCTCACCTCCGGCAAGCTCGCCACCCGCGACACGTACAAGGACGTCCGCAAGGAGCTCGGCCTGCAGTAG
- the araG gene encoding L-arabinose ABC transporter ATP-binding protein AraG: MTAFLEFTNISKSFPGVRALKDLSFTVPAGRVIGLLGENGAGKSTLIKILGGDHLPDTGEIRIAGKVHRFASTRASITAGVSVVHQELQLVPELTVAENLMLGRFPKRFGVINYRELFSKVGAVLRDLGIDVDPRTKVVDLSIGARQMVEIAKAAMFDASVIALDEPTSSLSAHESEILFRLVDRLRKAGKVILYVSHRLDELFRLCDGCVVLRDGRLVAWHETMEGLTRQTLVREMVGREIQNIWGWRPRTLGPVRLSVSGVSGARLSAPASFEVRAGEILGFFGLVGAGRSELARLLYGADERHAGELRIDGRVVRIDNPRQAVRAGLVLCPEDRKSDGILQGRSVEENINISCRRHFSPLGVLNMAREAETANDFIKGMGVRTPSRHQDIVNLSGGNQQKVILSRWLAERGIKVLIIDEPTRGIDVGAKSEIYEVLYGLAEQGIALIVISSELPEVMGICDRVLVMCGGRIAAEFQRPDFAEEKLLAAALPDRSAAQEDLQ; this comes from the coding sequence ATGACGGCCTTTCTCGAATTCACGAACATCTCCAAGAGCTTCCCTGGCGTCAGAGCCCTCAAGGATCTGAGCTTCACGGTTCCAGCCGGACGCGTCATCGGTCTGTTGGGTGAGAACGGAGCGGGCAAGTCCACGCTCATCAAGATCCTCGGCGGCGACCATCTGCCCGATACCGGGGAGATCCGCATCGCCGGCAAGGTCCACCGCTTCGCCTCGACGCGCGCGTCGATCACCGCGGGGGTCTCGGTCGTGCACCAGGAGCTGCAACTGGTGCCCGAGCTGACGGTGGCCGAGAACCTCATGCTGGGCCGTTTCCCGAAGCGGTTCGGCGTCATCAACTATCGGGAGCTGTTCTCCAAGGTGGGCGCGGTGCTGCGGGACCTCGGCATCGACGTGGATCCGCGCACCAAGGTCGTGGACCTGTCGATTGGCGCCCGCCAGATGGTGGAGATCGCCAAGGCCGCCATGTTCGACGCCTCGGTCATCGCCCTGGACGAGCCGACCTCGTCGCTCTCCGCGCACGAGAGCGAGATCCTCTTCCGGCTGGTCGACCGTCTCCGGAAGGCTGGCAAGGTCATCCTCTACGTCTCGCACCGTCTGGACGAGCTCTTCCGCCTGTGTGACGGCTGCGTCGTCCTGCGCGATGGCCGGCTCGTCGCCTGGCACGAGACCATGGAGGGCCTGACGCGCCAGACATTGGTGCGCGAGATGGTGGGACGGGAGATCCAGAACATCTGGGGCTGGAGGCCCCGGACCCTGGGCCCGGTGCGCCTCTCCGTGTCGGGAGTGAGCGGCGCGCGGCTGTCGGCCCCCGCGAGCTTCGAGGTCCGCGCCGGGGAGATCCTCGGCTTCTTCGGGTTGGTGGGAGCGGGACGCAGCGAGCTGGCGCGACTGCTCTACGGAGCCGACGAGCGCCATGCGGGGGAGCTCCGGATCGACGGTCGGGTGGTGCGGATCGACAACCCCCGGCAGGCGGTGCGCGCCGGGCTCGTCCTCTGCCCCGAGGACCGGAAGAGCGACGGCATCCTCCAGGGCCGGTCCGTCGAGGAGAACATCAACATCTCCTGCCGGCGACACTTCTCGCCTCTCGGCGTGCTGAACATGGCCCGGGAAGCCGAAACGGCGAACGACTTCATCAAGGGGATGGGGGTGAGGACCCCCTCGCGCCACCAGGACATCGTCAACCTGTCGGGCGGCAACCAGCAGAAGGTCATCCTGTCACGCTGGCTGGCCGAGCGCGGCATCAAGGTCCTCATCATCGACGAGCCGACCCGAGGCATCGACGTCGGCGCCAAGAGCGAAATCTACGAGGTGCTCTACGGGCTGGCCGAGCAGGGCATCGCCCTCATCGTCATCTCGAGCGAACTGCCCGAGGTCATGGGCATCTGCGACCGCGTTCTCGTGATGTGCGGCGGCCGCATCGCCGCGGAATTCCAACGCCCCGACTTCGCCGAGGAGAAACTCCTGGCGGCGGCACTGCCCGACCGCTCGGCGGCTCAAGAGGATTTGCAATGA